A stretch of DNA from Chloroflexia bacterium SDU3-3:
CATGATGGTATGATAGCGGGGCGAGGGGGGCATAACGACTCCATAGGGTATGGTTTGGGTTGGCACGCAAAGCATACCCGTTTTGCGCGTTCTGTCCACCTCGCCACAAAAGTGACACCTGTTGAGGATGTAACCCCCTTGGAACCCCCAATGTGAGGCATTCCTATGCCGTTTCCTGGCGGCTGATATTCGCGCATATGGCCAGTGTGCACGAGTGGCACCTGCGCCGCATGGGCCAGTCGGGTAGGGCTGGCTGTGCGCCATTTCCTATCGCCTTCCGTCCCCTTGGTGTCGTGGTGGTACATAGGTCTTCTCTTCAGCTTCGTGCCTTCGCGTCTTCGTGGTATTCGTTCTTCCGTCCCCTTGGCTCTTGGCGCCTTGGTGGTAAATCGGTCTTCCGCTTCGTGCCTTGAGCACGAGGCCGCGCTGGCATGTTTTTTGCGGTACACTTCCCTGTGCGCAGATCCACGCCGCTGCGCACACGCCACGTTTCAGAAGGAGCACCCCTATGCTCAAAGAGGCTCTCGCGCTCGCGAAGGAGACTTGGAAGGAGTTTCAGGACGACGAGGCCATGCAGATGAGCGCCGCGCTCTCGTACTACGCGCTGTTCTCGCTGCTGCCGCTCATCCTGCTGATCACCGCGCTTCTGGGCTTTGCGCTGCAGGTCTTCCCCTCGCTGCAGAGCAGCCAGAACGCGCTGCTGGACGCTGTGAAGGTCAACTTCTCCGCCGGGCTGGCGGGCACGCTGGAGGATATCCTCGCGGGCGTGCAGCAGAACGCGGGCGCGGCCACCTGGGTGGGCCTGATCACGCTATTGATGGGCGCGTCGGGCGTCTTCCAGCAGCTTGACGCCAACTTCAAGACGATCTGGAAGGTGCCCAAGGCCACCGATCTGACCCGCCGCCAGATGATCGGCCAGATGATCCGCAAGAAGATCTCATCGTTTCTGATGGTGCTGGCGGTAGGCGCGCTGCTGATCATCTCCACCGCGATCACAGGCGTGACGCAGGCGCTGGTGAGCAGCACCTGGGGGCTGCTGCAGGTGGCGCAGGACTCGTGGCTGGCCACGCTGGGCGGCGGCGCGGTGGCCGCGCTGGTGGCCTTCAGCCTGAACGTGCTGATCTTCCTGCTGGTGTTCAAGTACCTGCCCGATGCCAAGGTGCACTGGCGCGACATCTGGCCTGGGGCGCTGATCACCGCGCTGCTGTGGGAGGCGGCCAAGCGGCTGCTGGCGCTCTACATCGGCAACATGGCCGAGAAGTTCTCGGCCTACGGCGCGATCGGCGGCGTGCTGATCGTGGTGGCGTGGGTCTACTTCTCGTCGCTGGTGCTGTACCTAGGGGCGGAGTTTACCTACGTGTCGGCGCGGCGGCGACGCCAGCGGCGCGAGGAGCTGGCGGGCCAGCGGGCGCAGCAGGCCGCGCCGCAGCAGGGCGCGTAGGGGTTTCCCCACATCGTTTTACCGCATCTAAATGCGCCTTGACGGGCCTAGCCCCCTGAACCTATAATCGTACCTGGTGTCACAAATTTCCTGCAAAGAGCGAGCAGCGTATGACGACTACCGATCTGGCCCCCGCCGAGCGCGACCGGCTCTCCTCGGCCATCCACCTGCTGGGCGATCTGCTGGGCGACGTGATCCGCGCGCAGGCGGGCGACGCCGCGTTCGAGCTTGAGGAGCGCACCCGCGCCACCGCCAAGGATCTGCGCGCCAGCGGCAGCCCCGAGCTGGCCGCCGAGCTGCGCGCCACGATCGCGCGCCTGAGCGTGGCCGACATGCAGACGCTGATCAAATCCTTCAGCATCTACTTCGCGCTGGTGAATCTGTCCGAGCAGCTGCAGCGCATCTGGGTGCTGCGCGAGCGCGCGATGCGCCGCCCCGAGAAGCCCCGCAGCGAGTCCATCCTGGCCGCCGTCACCGAGCTGAAGCAGCGCGGCATCCAGGCCCACGCCATCCAGCGCTGGCTGGATGACGCCCTGGTGCTGCCGGTGTTCACCGCCCACCCCACCGAGTCGAAGCGCCGCACCACGCTGGACAAGATCCATCGGATCGGCGAGGACGTGCAGCGCGTGCAGGACACCAGCCTGCTGCCCGACGAGCGCTACGAGGCGGTGGCCGCGATCGTCGAGGAGATCGTGGCGCTGTGGCAGACCGACGACATCCGCTTTGTGCGGCCCACCGTGATCGACGAGGTGAAGAGCGGGCTGTACTACTTCGAGCAGTCGCTGTTCAGCGTGGCGCCGCGGCTCTACCGCGAGCTGGAAGACGCGCTGCGCCAGCACTACCCCGACCACCAGTGGCGCATCCCGGCGCTGCTGCGCTTCGGCTCGTGGATGGGCGGCGACCGCGACGGCAACCCCTTTGTGACGCCGCAGGTGACGATCGAGGCCATCCGGCTGATGCGCTCGGCGGCGATCAACCGCCACATCGCCTCGGTGGAGGAGCTGAGCCGCCGCCTGAGCCAGTCGAGCCGCCAGATCACCATCAGCGCGGCGCTGCAGCAGGCCCTGGACGAGCAGGCCCAGAAGTTCCCCGAGGTGGCCAAGCTGCTGGAGCGCCGCAACCCGCACGAGCCGTACCGCCAGCAGTGCACCTACATCCGCGAGAAGCTGCTGCTGGCGCTGGCCCACACCCACGACCACGTGCCCGACTGGTTCCTCTCTAAGCGCGAGAGCGAGGCCGCCACCGCGCCCTACTACCACACATCCGCCGAGCTGCTGCACGACCTGCGGCTGATGTACGACAGCCTGAGCGAGAACGACGGCGCGGTGATCGCCGACCGCATGCTGTGCGACTTCATCCGCCAGGTGGAGGTGTTCGGGCTGCACATGGCCACACTGGACATCCGCCAGCACAGCTCGCGCCACACCAGCGCCCTGGCCGAGATCCTGGCCTACGCCGGGGTCTGCGAGGACTACACCGCGCTGGACGAGCATGAGCGCGTGGCGCTGCTGACCCACGAGCTTGAGGGGCGCAGGCCGCTGATCCCCACCCGCCACTCCTTCAGCGAGGAGACCGACGAGACCATCCAGACCTTCCGCACCGTGGCGGCCATCCTCGACCAGCTCTCGCCCGACGCCATCCACACCTACATCATCAGCATGACCACGGGTGCCAGCGACATCCTGGCGGTGCTGCTGCTGGCCCGCGAGGCCGGGCTCTACGACCCCGACGCGGGCGTGAGCCGCCTTGGCGTGGTGCCGCTGTTCGAGACCGGGGCCGACCTAGAGGCGGCGGCGCGGATCGTGGAGGCCTGCTGGAACATCGCGCCCTACCGCACCCACCTGCGTCTGCGCCGCGACACCCAGGAGGTGATGATCGGCTACTCGGACAGCAACAAGGACGGCGGCTTCTTCTCGGCCAACTGGGCGCTCTACCAGGCCCAGCGCGACCTACGCGACCTAGCGCACCGCTACCGCATCAACATGCGGCTGTTCCACGGGCGCGGCGGCACGATCGGGCGCGGCGGCGGCCCGGCCAACCAGGCCATCCTGGCCCAGCCGCCCGGCAGCGTGGGCTACCAGATCAAGATCACCGAGCAGGGCGAGGTCATCTCCGACCGCTACGGCCTGCCCGCGCTGGCCCACCGCCACATCGAGCAGCTGCTGAACGCGGTGCTGCGCGTGGGCTTCGTACCCCACGACGACCCGCAGCGCGAGTGGACGGCGGCCATGGAGCAGATGTCCTCGGAGTCGCGCCAGTTCTACCGCGCGCTGGTCTACGACGACCCCGACTTCATCGCCTACTTCCGCAGCGCCACGCCGATCGCCGAGATCCAGCGCCTGAACATCGGCAGCCGCCCGGCCAGCCGCAAGAACAGCAACCGGATCGAGGATCTGCGCGCCATCCCCTGGGTGTTCAGCTGGATGCAGAGCCGCCACACGCTGCCCGGCTGGTTCGGCCTGGGCTACGCGCTGGAGCGCTACGCCTACAGCGCGCGCGGCGTGGATCGGCTGGAGACGCTGCAGGCCATGTACGCCAAGTGGCCGGCCTTCCGCACCATCATCGACAACGCCCAGATGATCCTGGGCAAGGCCGACATGGCCATCGCCCGCCGCTATATCGACTTGGTGCCCGACCAGGCGGTGGCCCAGCGCATCTTCGCCACGATCTCCCAGGAGCACGAGCGCTCGGTGCGCATGGTGAAGGCGATCGCCAAAATCGACACGCTGCTCGACAACCTGCCGGTGCTGCAGACCTCGATCGCGCGGCGCAACCCCTACGTGGATCCGCTGAGCTACATCCAGGTGGAGCTGCTGAGCCGCCTGCGCGGCGACCCCGAGGGCGAGCAGCACGTGGCGCTGGAGGAGGCGATCCTGTGGAGCATCAGCGGGATCGCGGCGGGCCTGAAGAACACTGGATAGGCGAGGCGAATACCACGAAGGCGCAAAGACACGAGAGACCGGAAAACCGATAGCCACCAAGCCACCAAGACTCCAAGATCATAAAGAATCTTGGAGTCTTGGTGGCTTGGTGGTAAGAAATCGAGCAGTCGCGCGAGGCGCAGCGCGGCGAGGCGCTATGGTGTGGCGGTGGCGGTTGCCGCGCCGTCTTCCTTCAGCAATCCGCCGATCTCTTCCAGGGCGAATCGGTCGGTATACGGCGCGGTCGAGCCACGAGTCGAATCTACCCCCTGATAGATCACCCGCGTATCTTTTAAGCTTGCGACAAGATCATCGATCGGGTAGTGCGGGATCTCGCCGTCGGGCGTTTTGATCCGCAGGACGAACACGATATCGGCCTGCACCTCACTCACAATCTCAGGAGAAACCGGTAGAGCGCCGCTGGAAAGATCGTAGCCTTCTGGGGCTAGCACCTTAAACCCAAACAGCTCAAACGGCTTCGAGCCAGTCCAGCGTGGGCCGAGCAGCATGGTGCCATCCGTCGCAGCATAGGAGTAGATGAACAGCACGTTCGGCGCGCACGCCGTCACCGGGGCTAATTCAGCGGCCAGCCGTTTGGCACTGGCATCATACTCATCGATAAACTGCTGCGCCTGCGCCTCGCGCCCGAACACCTTGCCAAGCTCAAGCAGCGGGCCACGCCAATAATCTGGCGTAGCGGTATCGACGATGAACAGCGGCGCAATCTGGGCCATTCGCTTATTCGCCTCTTCTGCCCAGACGCCAGAGATGATCAGATCCGGCTTAAGCTGCGCGATCTGCTCAAGCGAGGGCGATTCAGCGCCACCGACAAAGACCGGCGTACCAAGAGCATCCTTGGGGAAAAAGTATGGGCGATCGAAGACCGAGCCGCTGGTCGCACCAGCGACCCGATCGGAACACATACCAATAGGCTGAACGCCAAGCGTAATCAGAAAATCAAGCGCCTCTTCAGAGCAGGCCACCACTCGGCTCGGCACCGCATCGAGCGCAACCGTCCCTCGGCTATCTTTTACCACAATCGGGCTGCTGGTTGCCGCAGCGGCAGCTTGGGTTGGCGCTGGCGCAGTGGTCGGTGCGCTTGCCGACGGCGCGCCGCAGGAGCTGATGAACACGATGGCGAATGCGAGCCCTACGGTGGAAAACGGCTTGAACATAGTGGTCTTTACCTACAATCTTTGAAGCGCCACCCAAGCGACATGAACTACCAAAACCAGCCCGAAGCGGGCGGGCGTGAAAATCGCCTGCCTCAGACGCGGCTGCGCATTGGTCTTCCCAACGCCTTGGGCTCCGCCCGGTATGACTATACTATAGGCTAATACTATTTATTAGCCTATAGTAATATATTCTATTTGTCAAGTTTATAATTTTGAAATAGCAAGATACGGTATACAAGAAAAACCGTATTGGGCCGTTATGGTCATTGGATCTATGTTGGTAGAAGGGGGCAGCAAACACGTTCTCAGCGCCGTTTGGCAGCACGTGGGGCAGGTTGGAGAATACGCAATAAAAAAGGCGTAACCCCAGGGCTAAAACCCCTGAGAGCTACGCCTTCTTCGTCCAATCTGTGTTCATTCTTTCCTGAAAGCCCGATTGGCCAATTGGAAACATCAGCGCTACTGGGCATCCTGGGCCACGGCAGAGGCGATGGCGTGCAGGCGCGTGTGCGAGAGGCTGATGGCGATCGGCCCGAGGCCCAGCAGGGCGGCGCGCTGGGCGGCGCGGCCCGAGAGCACCACGGCGGGCGGGCCGCCCGGGGTGCGGCGCACCTCGGCCTCGCGCCAGCCGATGGCGGCGGCGTCGCAGCCCGCGCCCAGGCCGCGGATGCCCACGCCCAGCAGCTTGGCCACCGCCTCCTTGGCGGCGAAGCGCGCCGCCAGCGACGCCACGCTGCCACCGCTCTCGGCCAGTTCGGCGCTGGTGAACACCCGCGCCAGGAAGCGCTGGCCGTGGCGCTCCAGCGCATCTGCCACTCGCGCCACCTCGATCAGATCGACCCCGTGAAACAGCATCCGGCGCTACCTCATCTTCCCAATCAGCGACACGCGGGTGACCTGCGAGATATAGTCGTGGCCGCGCGCCTCGATCCGCACGTTCGAGATGTACCACGCGTCGCGCAGCGGCTGGTCGAGCGTGCGCAGATCGACCTCGATCGGGTACGTGCCAAATCGGCTGATCTGGCGGTAGTCGATGCGGCTGGTGGCGTCGCGCACGATCTCATCATCCTCGGCGGCAAACACACACATGCGGTAGAACTGGTCGGAGTCGGTGGGGCTCTTCTGCTTATAGGTGATCTCCACGAAGATCGGGCAGTCGGTGCCGCGCTCGCCGGTGTTCTTGACCGACTGCTTGATGATGCTGGCCTCTAGGTGGAAGACCAGCGAGGATGTGTACTCGGAGACATCGATATCGACCGGGTTGTCGATGCCAGTGTAGAACGGCTTGCCATCGCCCGCCTCGCGGTGGAACTGTCCGTAGCGGATCTGCTCGTGGCCCGAGCAGAAGGGCTTCTCGGGCGGGCATGTCTGCACCACGCTGAAGTCGCCGGGGTACACGGGCGTGGGCGCGTAGCTGCGGATGTTCCAGGTGGTGCTCTTGCCCGGCGTGTTGTAGTCGGGCGTGGTGAACTGGCTGAAGTCGCCATCGGCGATCAGCTCCCACTGGGCGGCCTGGAAGGGCGAGCCGTTCTGCTCGACGAACGAGCCGTCGACGGCCACCTGCACCTTGTCGCCGGGCCGCAGGCTGAGCGACTGGCCGTGGCTCTCGATCAGCGCGGTGCCGCGCCGCACCGAAATCTCGAACGAGATCGGCGCGTCGGTGACGAGCCGACCGCGCGGCTCGCCCGACTCGCTGCGCGGCACATCGATGCTGTAGCTGCCGCCCAGCGCCAGCGAGAGCTTGGCGTTGCCCACCAGCACCGCAAACGTCACGTTCTTGTAGGGCTGATTGTTGGCCAGATCGTAGCGCGCGTAGCCCGCCAGCTGCTCGACCACCACATCCTGGCGATCCTTGGTCCAGCGCGAGACGCGGTAGCGGCGCAGGGCTAGGTCGAACCCGGCGGGCTGGGTGTGCAGGTTGATCAGCGAGCTGTCGGGCAGCTTGAGCGCCGCCACGGGGCCGTAGCCCGCGCCGCGCCGCCCGATCAGGTGCTGGCCCTCGCTGAAGAACATGCACACCTTGGTGTCGGTCGGGCAGCCCGCAGGCCTGCCGGTGGCCTCGGTCATCTCCTGGGGCACCGTGCGGTCGGGCTGCTGGATGAGCACGCCGGTGTCCACATACTTCAGCGCCACGCTGCCCAGCTCGGGGTCGGTGGCGTCGGCGTAGAAGCGCCAGCCCCAGAATCCGACGGTGGCGATCAGCACGCAGAATCCGGCGAAAAAGATCAGCAGGACGGCCCAGGTGCTGGCCTGGATGTTCTGCCGCCCATGCTGCGATGTTGATTCCTGCTGAGACATTCGGTTAGAGCGCACCATCCAAGCAGACGCGGCTAGTACGATGCGAGATAGCGATCCAGCTCCCACTGGCTCACAAAGACCCGATACTCGTTCCACTCCTGAGTCTTGGCCTCCACGAAGCGCTCGACGATATGCGGCCCAAGCGCGTCGCACACCACATCGTCGCTCTGCAGCGCATCCAGCGCGTCGCCCAGCGAGCCGGGCAGCGTCTCCAGCTGGTAGGCGCGCGGGTCGACGTGGTAGAGATCCTCCTCCATGGCGCGCGGCAGCGGCAGATCGTTGCGGATGCCATCGAGTCCGGCGCGCAGCATCACCGCCAGGGCCAGGTAGGGGTTGCACGAGGGGTCGGGGCAGCGCAGCTCGGCGCGGGTCGAGTGGGGGCGGCTGGGGCTGATGCGCGGCACACGCACCAGGGCCGAGCGGTTGGTGCGCCCCCAGCTGATGTAGACCGGGGCCTCGTAGCCCGGCACCAGGCGCTTGTACGAGTTGACCAGCGGCGCGAGCACAGCCAGCATGCCCTTGGAGTGGGCCAGCAGCCCGGCGATGAACGAGCGGGCCAGCGGCGAGAGGCCATAGGGGTCGCTAGCGTCGTAGAACAGGTTCTTGCCGGTCTTCAGGTCGAACAGGCTCTGGTGCACATGCATGCCGCTGCCGGCCACATCGGCCATGGGCTTGGGCATAAAGGTGGCGTAGAGGCCGTGCTGCTGGGCGATCGCCTTGCAGGCCATGCGGAAGGTCACGGCGTGGTCGGCGGTGCGCAGGGCCGGGCCATAGTGGAAGTCGATCTCGTGCTGGCCCACCGCCACCTCGTGGTGCATGGCCTCGACCTCGATGCCGAAGGCGGCCAGCGCCTTGACCATATGGCGGCGGATGTTGGTGGCCATATCGCTGGAGACATCGAAGTAGCTGGCCGAGTCGTGCGGGTCCGCCGAGGGGCGGCCATCCGGCCCGTTGCGGAACAGGAAGAACTCCAGCTCGGGGCCGACGTTGTAGCCGAAGCCCATCTTGGCGGCCTCTTCGAGCGCGAGCCGCAGGATGTAGCGCGGGTCGCCCGCGAAGGGCTTGTGGTCGGGGGTGTAGACATCGCAGATCATGCGGGCGGTGACGTAGGTGTCATCCCACGGGATCAGGGCGAAGGTCTCTAGATCCGGCACCAGGTACATATCGCTCTCGGCGATACGCGCGAACCCCTCGATGGCCGAGCCGTCGAACCACACGCCATGGTCAAGGCAGTCGCGCAGCTGGGCCACCGGGATGGTCACATTTTTCACCATGCCGGTGATATCGGTGAACTGAAGGTTGATAAACTCGACCTTCTCATCCTCGGCCCGCTGGAGAATGTTCTTTGCAGTTATTGGCATACGTTTTATGGGTGTGCCATATGTGTGGTGCCCCATCGCGCCAGCGACACACATACGGGCATGATGCGGCCTGCGGGGCGGCTGGCTGGCCCGCCGCGCCCGCAGGCTGCGGTGATTCGAAAGACGGCCCGGATCAGGGCGCGGCGCGCTGGTAGAGCAGCTGGAAGCTGCCGTTGCGCGCGCCCGTGGCGGTGATGCGGTAGCGCAGGATGCCCTCGGCGTCGGTGGGCACCGTGTCGCTGCGGGTCACGGGCTCGCGCGAGCGGTTGCTGACCGAGAACACCACCGCGCCCGTGGGATCGAGCAGATCCACGGTGAGCGTGCCCTCGGCGGCGCTCACGATGGTGATCACATCCACATCGCCGGTGCCGCCGGTGGCCAGCTGGCGCTCGTCGCTGCCCTCGGCGCTCACAAAGCTGGTGCTGACGTTGCCGCCGCCCGCCAGCGTGTCCGACGAGGAGACCTCGCCGGAGTAGAGCACGCAGCCCGAGAGCGCCAGCGCCGCCAGCAGGGCGGCAGCCGCGCGGGCCAGCGCCGCCCGCCGCCTAGCCGTACGACTCGGGGCGGTCATTGGCGTTGCGGGTGTCGCTGACCGGGATGTGCTTGACCTGCAGCGGGTTGCGCTTCTCGACGCGCAGGTTGGTCTCGCAGTTGGCGCACACCACCTCGGTGCCCACCACCATGTAGTTGATCAGGCCAAGCTTCTGCTTGCACACCGGGCATGTCACAAACTCAACAGACACGACAGTACTCCTCTATCAAGATCAGGGGCGGCGCTAGGCCGCGATCAGCGAATCGACATACGACTGCGAGTCGAACATGGCCAGATCGGTCATCCGCTCGCCGGTGCCAATGTAGCGGATGGGCCGCTCGATGTCCTGGGCGATCGCGAAGGCGATGCCGCCCTTGGCGCTGCCATCCATCTTGGTCACGGCCACGTCGGTCACATCCACCGCCTCCATGAACGACTTGGCCTGGAGCACGCCGTTCTGGCCGGTGGTGGCGTCGATCACCAGCAGCACCTCGTGGGGGGCATCGGGCAGCTTGCGGCTGATGATGTTGCGGATCTTGGTCAGCTCCTTCATCAGGTTGGCCTTGGCGTGCAGGCGGCCCGCCGTGTCGATGATCAGGATCTCGACGCCCTGCTCCAGCGCGGCATCCACCGCGTCGAACACCACCGCGCCGGGGTCGGCGCCCTGGCCGCGCGTGATGATCGGCACGCCCACGCGCTGCGCCCATGTCTCCAGCTGCTCGGTGGCGGCGGCGCGGAAGGTGTCGGCGGCGGCCAGCATCACGCTCTTGCCAAACTGGGTCTTGTAGCGGTGGGCCAGCTTGGCGATCATGGTGGTCTTGCCCACGCCGTTCACGCCGGTGACCAGCACCACGTAGGGCTTGGCCGCCATAGCCTTGGGCGCGGCGTTCTCCTGCAGCACCGAGACCATCTCGGCCCGCAGCATGTCCTTGGCGTCGCGGATGCGCTTGACGCCGTTGCGGTTCACGCGGTCGATGGTGCGGTTCACCAGGTACTGCGTGGTCTCCACGCCCACGTCGGCCTGGATGAGCAGCGCCTCCAGATCCTCCCAGAACTCGTCGGAGATCGGGTCATCCACCGCGAACATCGCGGCTATCTGGCCAAACAGGCCGCGCCGCGATTTCTCGGTGGCCTGCTCGATCTTCTGCTCTTCCTGCTGGGCCTCTTCCTCGGTGCGGGGCGCATCCTGGCTGCGCCCGAACAAGCGTCGGAACATGCTCTTCCCTCTGCTGCGCGCTGGGGGCCAGGGCGCAGTCGAATAGTCCGAAAGGCGCGACCCGCAGGCCGCGCCGGATGAATCGTGCCTTGTGCCCCTATTGTAGCATAGCCGAGGGCTGCTAGGCCCAGCCCAGATCGTCGGCCTTCTTGCGGCGCGGCGCGGCCCCGGCGGGCGGCTGCTCGCCCTCCTCGCCCTCGCGCGACTGCTCCTCGTCCATCATCTCGTCGACCATCTGGTCCCAGTCCTCGCCCGCGTCCTCGCCAAGCTGCTTGCCCAGCTTCTTGGCCCAGCGCGCGATCGACTGCGGGTCGTTCTCATCCAGCCCGTTGAACATGGAGGCGTCGGAGAGCGCGTCCAGCCGGGCCTCCTCGGAGCGCACGGTGGCGAAGCGCGAGACGGCGCGGCTTATGTCCAGCGAGCGGCAGCGCGGGCAGGACAGCCCCTCGGGGTCGCGGAAGCCGGAGACCAGCTTCTGAAAGCGGCCGTTGCAGTGCGAGCACTCGTACTCGTAGATAGGCATAGCATTCCTCGCGGGGCCGCCCGATGCGCTCGGGCGGCCCGTGTGTGGTGCAAACTAGCGGACGATCTCGTAGATCAGCGGGGGCGTGGCCACCGGCTCCGCGCCGATCTGGTAGGCGGCCAGCAGGCGCGGCGCCACCCTGGCCGCGTCCTCGGCGGATGCGGCGTGGATGTGCAGCAGCGGCTCGCCCGCGCGCACGGCGTCGCCCACCTTGGCGGCCAGGGCCAGGCCCACCGCCGGGTCGATGGTGTCCTCCTTGCGCATGCGCCCGCCGCCCAGCTCGTTCACGCTGTTGCCCAGCTCCTCGCCGTTGATCGCGGCCACCACGCCATCGCGCGGGGCGGGCAGCGCCACCACCGCCGGGGCCTTGGGCAGCAGGTCGGCATCATCCACATAGGCCAGGTCGCCGCCCTGGTTGGCGATGAAGCGGCGGAACTGCTCCCAGGCCGCGCCGCTCTCCAGCGTCTGGCGCACCAGCGCGCGGCCCGCCTCCACGCTATCGGCCTTGCCCGAGAGCGCGGCCAGCTCGCCGCCCAGCGCCACGCACAGCTCCACCAGATCGCTGGGGCCGTGGCCGCGCAGCGTGGCGATGGCCTCGCGCACCTCCAGGGCGTTGCCCACGTTCTGGCCCAGCGGCTGCTCCATGGTGGTGATCGCGGCGGCCACGCGGCGGCCCGCGTGCTGGCCGATCGCCACCATGCGCGCGGCCAGGGCGCGCGCGTCCTCGCGGGTGCGCATGAACGCGCCAGCGCCGGTCTTTACATCCAGCACGATGCAGTCGGCACCCGCCGCCAGCTTCTTGCTCATCACGCTGGCCGCGATCAGCGGGATAGACTCGACGGTGCCGGTCACGTCGCGCAGGGCGTAGAGCCGCTTGTCGGCGGGGGCCAGATCGCCGCTCTGGGCCGCGATCACCATGCCGATCTGGGTCAGCGCGCTGCGGAACTCCTGCGAGGACAGCTCGGTGCGGAAGCCGGGGATGGACTCCAGCTTGTCCACGGTGCCACCGCTGAAGCCCAGGCCGCGCCCGGACATCTTGGCCACCGGCATGCCCGCCGCGCTCACCAGCGGCCCCAGCACCAGGCTGGTCTTGTCGCCGATGCCGCCGGTGGAGTGCTTGTCCACCGTCAGCGGGGCCACGTCGTGCAGGTCCAGCCAGTCGCCCGAGCGGGCCATGGCCAGCGTCAGGTCGGCGGTCTCGCGGTCGTCCATGCCGCGCAGGCACACCGCCATGGCCCAGGCGCTCATCTGCTCGTCGGCCACGCTGCCCTTGGTGTAGCCCTCGATCAGGAAGTTGATCTCCTCGGTGGAGAGGGTGCCGCCGTTGCGCTTCTTGATGATGATGTCAACTGTTCGCATTATGTCCCGCCATCTTGCAAATCTGTGGTCCGCCCGCCCGCAGGCGGGGCCGAAAGAAAGCGGCTGGGGCGCTGTGGCTCCCCAGCCGACACCGATAGGTTCCGACTAGCCCTGCTTCACCGCGCGGATGGCCAGCGGCAGCCGGGGCAGCAGATCGCTGGCGATCGTGCCCGCGTCGCCCAGCTCGTCGCGCAGGGCGCGGCCTGCGGCGCTGTGCAGGTACACGCCCGCCACCGCCGCGTCGAAGGGGGCCAGGCCCTGGGCCAGCAGCCCCACGATCGCGCCCGCCAGCACGTCGCCCGTGCCAGCGGTGGCCAGCGCGGCGTTGCCGCCGTCCAGCAGCGCGCTGCGGCCATC
This window harbors:
- a CDS encoding zinc ribbon domain-containing protein, translating into MPIYEYECSHCNGRFQKLVSGFRDPEGLSCPRCRSLDISRAVSRFATVRSEEARLDALSDASMFNGLDENDPQSIARWAKKLGKQLGEDAGEDWDQMVDEMMDEEQSREGEEGEQPPAGAAPRRKKADDLGWA
- a CDS encoding thymidine phosphorylase — its product is MRTVDIIIKKRNGGTLSTEEINFLIEGYTKGSVADEQMSAWAMAVCLRGMDDRETADLTLAMARSGDWLDLHDVAPLTVDKHSTGGIGDKTSLVLGPLVSAAGMPVAKMSGRGLGFSGGTVDKLESIPGFRTELSSQEFRSALTQIGMVIAAQSGDLAPADKRLYALRDVTGTVESIPLIAASVMSKKLAAGADCIVLDVKTGAGAFMRTREDARALAARMVAIGQHAGRRVAAAITTMEQPLGQNVGNALEVREAIATLRGHGPSDLVELCVALGGELAALSGKADSVEAGRALVRQTLESGAAWEQFRRFIANQGGDLAYVDDADLLPKAPAVVALPAPRDGVVAAINGEELGNSVNELGGGRMRKEDTIDPAVGLALAAKVGDAVRAGEPLLHIHAASAEDAARVAPRLLAAYQIGAEPVATPPLIYEIVR